A stretch of DNA from Parvularcula bermudensis HTCC2503:
CGATCGGTGCAACGCGGCTTGCGGGTCCCAGCTGCAGCGCCCGGTAGTAACAGAGCCATGAGGCGCCGGTTGCCAGGCCCGAAAGCCCGAGGAATGCATAGCTTCTGGTACTGATAATCGATATTGCGTCGTGAGTGGTTGTTCGCCACGCGATGGCCCCTGCAAAGATCACGATGACAACAGTGCGGACAAACGTTCCGTAGTCGGCGGGAACATTCTCGATACCGACCTTACCAAAGATCGTTGTCAGCGCGGCGAACGCGGCAGCGAGGATCGCCCAGAACTGCCAGTTTTCCGTCATCGTCATGGACCTTTGCGATATGAAGTTGGGTTTCCGATCAGGCGGCATGAACTCCCTCGTTCCGGAGTGGTGCCGACTCTTCCGGTGACCGCTCGGGTCTGCGGCCAAAACGCAGGTAGAGCGGCGGCAGCAGCAAGAGATTGACCAGGACGGAGAAGGCAAGACCCGACAATATCACGATCGCCATCGGATACTCGATTTCCTGACCGGCCTTGACGCCCCCCACAATGAGCGGAAGAAGC
This window harbors:
- a CDS encoding EamA family transporter, translated to MTMTENWQFWAILAAAFAALTTIFGKVGIENVPADYGTFVRTVVIVIFAGAIAWRTTTHDAISIISTRSYAFLGLSGLATGASWLCYYRALQLGPASRVAPIDKLSVAVVAVMGVIFFGEVLSPKQVLGVALVTFGALLML